In one window of Toxotes jaculatrix isolate fToxJac2 chromosome 10, fToxJac2.pri, whole genome shotgun sequence DNA:
- the si:dkeyp-115e12.6 gene encoding centromere protein F isoform X4, translated as MSWAEEDWTVGLSGRVLQKVKELQVHHERLSRENKQKQLQLDNIHTSLEKQTVKYEEVRGELQSVQRELQSVREEAKTAVISRERLTQELQTKQAQVCSLEGQLDSARTLNNKLTQEVKRLEAELEKLQNSSRSADTTLFSTPSWTAPSPWEQNGSRNEERSGQRDEGQSRALHIRQRLQFSDVPTTSLPRQPHKSTPHRHPSDQSECFSTPLAAFPWERDDSRPAGRRQSPSSPQAPSTDVISQGQSVLGVCGKEWDHRTETDISLSEVRSRVSCLEEELSAKNGTLKSIQNEMVQSKKELAARELSLQRARDELSLAHTRMTQESERASGAEQKLKQLQEELKCQRQNAESSRLQHQQRTKELEKQHQRDLTELQKERQCLEKQHQQEVNKLNQELQQARTLHNALQAQADKLSLQKQALEKELDALKEKLRWTERQLQESQKKEAQTQAKLTEAVREAEGVAVSLEQSRKRERSLEEEGRRLAEERVDALRLLKELQEQKAAPAPPLQSVQFSPVGQSFSPQPAYALHSRPSTHTKRPTGTIRAEQKKEEEEDVDERRAEITAPYPPDREPGEGIDSEHITVLISTDSESLQRGGHRRKTNDEENKSTDEALECGSSGTNKHSTFDHVLPSSSHSAAGMSTNTYTDGDHCSLMLSAEKTASLKPEQAKASEDLQRENAMLRSEINDVREELQKRLDDLEAQRRAEAETRTRLKQLSRKHASQAVEKEEQDKEWRAQLESERAETERLRKAMAALETEVKSRREDRENKGREGQEEEKNRALEDRESEMIELNIQLKKQLAEVKAQLALEREERKRDEEERSQTTNTDVDVKNELSTKLAELKAELEELKRSRKVDSLEEEKQSVANSPLTYLTLRDDELNSNVVRCDNKSLPSPEQHLLFCQSTNQLNMLVSQATGDFIQEEPTVIDPEHVPLSDEGQTDGVASETLSDLQKCESAPSDLAKEVKRLQKENAKETERAKQYQVKLEVLQSQVTRQTQQLTMAFEKQSQHISGLLAELQEKESALLSQGEELQRYKQELYALKARKEAKEVEDDDQRDKGRHEKPVETTDLQPNKEKDCAVTFHTTSSLTDGDAIAPRDADQPKTSDAQTPTPFSSEGENEALLLGEQRPGSVDSDKTESNHDSACVMEETECSQVGGTADMVAELLALRQENQLLKQRIEGLTISDTNTLVVQTDSENQEDVVKHSKSNGNSSLSCLTEQRPPSVQNDTNVEGQESLLQNESRRQDEGGDLTREDKRKTRAEEELEEVCQLQINHLEQQVEALQMKVRALSEETQQQAEELALWRLASHPAPTFDHFLPSTDNQDQSSAVRQSQSNQQQTDEMTHIPPGIQSQGLTLEAQAQVQAPTPGIQESPANLTIIREDELFLSCSSNKLQGRMLFSRLQHSNLPEPKSFHPSKKTAALQEYIQDAAKIDKESEKENQEINFLQLSDTCPTKHKDKSEGEPIQMSSENTGQQHVTKDLHKVSGPNKTKTTHGCHTGNPEAKPNASRATNETEEEEEEDEEDLVDSPPVSPVPSSGGAALGDKMLFSGSFPIPADPARLAERIRRNRTQLSAAFDDTEYEPYGLPEVVMKGFADIPSGPSCPYIVRRGLLGTTVVPVTQKDPGKEEETD; from the exons atgagttGGGCTGAGGAGGACTGGACAGTGGGGTTGTCTGGACGGGTCCTGCAAAAGGTGAAGGAGCTGCAGGTCCATCATGAGCGACTGTcaagagagaacaaacagaaacaactgcAGCTGGACAACATCCATACTAGCCttgaaaaacagacagtgaaG TATGAGGAGGTGCGTGGGGAGCTCCAGTCTGTGCAGAGAGAGCTCCAGAGTGTTCGTGAGGAAGCCAAGACCGCAGTGATCAGCAGGGAGCGTCTTACCCAGGAGCTTCAGACCAAACAGGCGCAAGTATGCTCTTTGGAGGGCCAACTAGATTCTGCTCGCACCCTCAACAACAAACTCACCCAGGAAGTCAAAAG gctggaggcagagctggagaagctgcagaacagcagcaggtcgGCAGATACCACTCTGTTTTCTACTCCCTCCTGGACTGCACCATCACCCTGGGAACAAAATG GGAGCAGAAACGAAGAGAGGTCAGGGCAGCGAGATGAGGGACAGAGCCGGGCACTTCACATCCGA cAGCGGCTTCAGTTCTCAGACGTGCCCACAACTTCGTTGCCACGACAACCACACAAGAGCACACCCCACCGCCACCCATCTGACCAATCGGAGTGCTTCTCCACTCCCTTGGCTGCGTTTCCGTGGGAACGGGATGACTCAAGACCAGCAGGCAGAAGGCAATCCCCATCCTCTCCTCAGGCGCCCTCCACCGATGTCATCAGTCAAGGCCAGTCAGTGCTGGGGGTTTGTGGGAAAGAGTGGGAccacaggacagagacagaca TATCTTTATCAGAAGTGAGGAGTCGTGTGTCTtgtctggaggaggagctgtcaGCGAAGAACGGGACGTTGAAGTCGATTCAGAATGAAATGGTGCAAAGCAAGAAGGAGCTCGCTGCCAGGGAGCTCAGCCTACAGAGAGCTCGTGATGAGCTCAGcctggcacacacacgcatgacCCAGGAGAGTGAACGA GCATCAGGAGCTGAGCAAAAGCTGAAGCAGTTACAAGAGGAGCTGAAGTGTCAGAGGCAAAATGCAGAGAGCAGCCGACTGCAACACCAACAGCGCACTAAAGAGCTAGAGAAACAACACCAGAGG GATTTGACGGAGCTTCAGAAGGAGAGGCAGTGTTTGGAAAAGCAACATCAGCAGGAGGTAAATAAGCTCAACCAGGAGCTCCAGCAGGCCAGGACGCTCCACAATGCCCTGCAGGCCCAGGCTGACAAG CTTTCTCTACAGAAACAAGCATTGGAAAAGGAGTTGGATGcactgaaagagaaactgaggtggacagagagacaacTGCAGGAGAGCCAGAAGAAAGAAGCACAGACACAAGCCAAACTGAcg GAAGCGGTGCGTGAGGCAGAGGGTGTGGCAGTGAGCCTGGagcagagcaggaagagagaaagaagtctggaggaggaggggaggagattGGCAGAGGAGCGAGTCGATGCCCTGCGTCTCCTCAAAGAACTGCAGG AGCAAAAAGCTGCACCAGCACCCCCTCTACAATCTGTGCAGTTTAGCCCTGTTGGACAGAGTTTCTCCCCTCAACCTGCTTACGCTCTTCATTCTCgaccatcaacacacacaaagagacccACTGGTACCATCCGAGCCGaacagaagaaggaagaggaagaggacgtGGATGAGAGAAGGGCAGAAATCACAGCACCTTACCCTCCTGACAGAGAGCCAGGAGAAGGCATTGACTCTGAACACATCACTGTCCTTATCTCAACAGACTCTGAGAGTTTACAGAGGGGaggacacagaagaaaaacGAACGATGAAGAGAACAAGAGTACAGATGAGGCGTTAGAATGCGGCAGCTCCGGGACAAACAAGCACTCCACATTTGATCATGTACTCCCTAGTTCCTCACATTCTGCTGCCGGTATGTCCACCAACACCTATACTGATGGTGATCATTGCAGTTTGATGCTTTCTGCTGAAAAGACAGCTTCTCTCAAGCCTGAGCAGGCTAAGGCCTCTGAAGACCTCCAGAGGGAGAACGCCATGCTGCGCTCAGAGATAAATGATGTGCGTGAAGAACTCCAGAAACGACTGGATGACCTGGAAGCCCAACGAAGGGCTGAGGCAGAAACCAGGACCCGGCTCAAACAGCTCAGCCGCAAACATGCCAGCCAGGCTGTGgaaaaggaggagcaggacaagGAATGGAGGGCACAGCTAGAGAGTGAGAGGGCTGAGACAGAGAGGTTGAGGAAGGCCATGGCTGCTTTggagacagaggtgaagagCAGAAGAGAGGATAGAGAAAACAAGGGGAGAgaggggcaggaggaggagaaaaacagagctctagaagacagagagagtgaaatgaTCGAGCTTAATATCCAGCTGAAGAAGCAACTAGCGGAGGTGAAAGCCCAGTTGGCTTTAGAacgagaagagagaaagagagatgaagaggagaggagccaaacaacaaacacagacgtGGATGTAAAGAACGAGCTGAGCACAAAACTGGCTGAACTTAAAGCTGAATTGGAAGAACTAAAGCGCAGCAGAAAAGTAGACTCACtggaagaggagaaacagtCTGTTGCCAACAGCCCACTGACGTACCTGACTCTCCGTGATGATGAGCTCAACTCCAACGTTGTTCGCTGTGACAACAAATCCCTCCCTTCTCCAGAGCAGCACCTCCTCTTCTGCCAGTCCACCAACCAACTCAACATGCTTGTATCTCAGGCAACAGGAGATTTCATACAAGAAGAACCAACGGTGATAGATCCTGAACACGTACCTCTGTCAGATGAGGGACAAACAGATGGAGTGGCCTCTGAGACACTTTCTGACCTCCAGAAATGTGAGTCTGCCCCATCAGATTTGGCAAAAGAGGTGAAGCGCCTGCAGAAGGAGAATGCAAAGGAGACAGAACGTGCTAAGCAGTACCAGGTTAAACTAGAGGTCCTGCAGAGTCAG gtGACACGTCAGACCCAGCAGCTAACCATGGCCTTTGAGAAGCAGAGTCAGCACATTTCAGGGCTTCTAGCTGAgctgcaggagaaggagagTGCCCTCCTCAGCCAAGGAGAGGAACTGCAGAGATACAAGCAAGAGCTGTATGCACTCAAGGCCAGGAAAGAGGCCAAAGAAGTGGAGGATGATGATCAAAGAGACAAGGGGCGACATGAGAAGCCAGTGGAGACCACAGATCTCCAACCAAACAAGGAAAAGGACTGTGCTGTCACCTTTCACACTACAAGCTCATTGACAGATGGCGATGCTATTGCACCGAGGGATGCAGATCAACCAAAGACATCTGATGCTCAAACACCAACACCTTTTAGCAGTGAGGGAGAAAACGAAGCACTCTTGTTAGGGGAACAGCGTCCAGGCTCTGTAGACTCAGACAAGACTGAGAGTAACCATGACTCTGCTTGTGTGATGGAAGAGACAGAGTGCAGTCAAGTTGGAGGAACAGCAGACATGGTTGCAGAACTGCTTGCTCTGCGACAGGAGAATCAGCTGCTGAAACAAAGAATAGAGGGCTTGACCATCTCAGACACCAACACCCTGGTTGTacagactgacagtgaaaaCCAAGAAGATGTAGTCAAGCATAGCAAGAGCAATGGAAATTCTAGTCTGTCCTGCTTGACAGAGCAGAGGCCACCTAGTGTGCAGAATGACACCAACGTTGAAGGACAGGAGTCACTGCTGCAGAATGAGAGTAGAAGGcaagatgaaggaggagatcTAACAAGGGaagataaaaggaaaacaagggctgaagaagagctggaggaggtgtGTCAGCTTCAGATCAACCACTTAGAGCAACAG GTGGAGGCGCTGCAGATGAAGGTACGAGCTCTCAGTGAGGAGACCCAGCAGCAGGCTGAGGAGCTCGCTCTGTGGAGGCTGGCCTCCCACCCAGCTCCAACATTTGACCATTTCCTTCCcagcacagataatcaggaccagagctctgctgtcagacagtCCCAGTCAAACCAGCAGCAGACTGATGAGATGACTCACATCCCACCAGGGATCCAGAGCCAGGGTCTCACTCTTGAGGcgcaggctcaggttcaggcaccCACACCTGGTATTCAGGAAAGCCCTGCTAATTTAACAatcatcagagaagatgagttattcctctcctgctcctccaacAAACTGCAGGGCCGCATGTTGTTCTCCAG GCTGCAGCACAGCAACCTTCCCGAACCAAAGAGTTTCCATCCCTctaaaaaaactgcagcacttCAGGAATATATTCAGGATGCTGCCAAGATTGAcaag gaatctgaaaaagaaaatcaggagATCAACTTCTTACAATTGTCTGATACCTGTCcgacaaaacacaaagacaagagCGAGGGTGAACCCATCCAGATGTCATCGGAGAATACGGGTCAACAACATGTTACCAAAGATCTCCATAAAGTCTCAGGACCAAATAAGACCAAAACAACACACGGGTGTCACACGGGAAATCCTGAGGCCAAACCAAATGCTTCCAGAGCAACAAATGAA actgaggaggaggaggaagaagatgaagaagatttAGTGGATTCCCCTCCTGTCTCCCCTGTCCCATCATCTGGGGGGGCAGCGTTAGGAgacaaaatgttgttttcaggtTCCTTCCCCATTCCGGCTGACCCAGCCCGTCTGGCTGAAAGAATCCGCCGTAACAGGACTCAGCTGTCAGCTGCCTTTGACGACACAGAGTATGAACCTTATGGGCTGCCAGAAGTTGTCATGAAAG GTTTCGCTGACATCCCAAGTGGTCCCTCGTGTCCCTACATCGTGAGACGAGGCTTGTTAGGGACAACTGTTGTACCTGTCACTCAGAAAGACccgggaaaggaggaggagacggactGA
- the si:dkeyp-115e12.6 gene encoding centromere protein F isoform X3, translated as MSWAEEDWTVGLSGRVLQKVKELQVHHERLSRENKQKQLQLDNIHTSLEKQTVKYEEVRGELQSVQRELQSVREEAKTAVISRERLTQELQTKQAQVCSLEGQLDSARTLNNKLTQEVKRLEAELEKLQNSSRSADTTLFSTPSWTAPSPWEQNGSRNEERSGQRDEGQSRALHIRQRLQFSDVPTTSLPRQPHKSTPHRHPSDQSECFSTPLAAFPWERDDSRPAGRRQSPSSPQAPSTDVISQGQSVLGVCGKEWDHRTETDISLSEVRSRVSCLEEELSAKNGTLKSIQNEMVQSKKELAARELSLQRARDELSLAHTRMTQESERASGAEQKLKQLQEELKCQRQNAESSRLQHQQRTKELEKQHQRDLTELQKERQCLEKQHQQEVNKLNQELQQARTLHNALQAQADKLSLQKQALEKELDALKEKLRWTERQLQESQKKEAQTQAKLTEAVREAEGVAVSLEQSRKRERSLEEEGRRLAEERVDALRLLKELQEQKAAPAPPLQSVQFSPVGQSFSPQPAYALHSRPSTHTKRPTGTIRAEQKKEEEEDVDERRAEITAPYPPDREPGEGIDSEHITVLISTDSESLQRGGHRRKTNDEENKSTDEALECGSSGTNKHSTFDHVLPSSSHSAAGMSTNTYTDGDHCSLMLSAEKTASLKPEQAKASEDLQRENAMLRSEINDVREELQKRLDDLEAQRRAEAETRTRLKQLSRKHASQAVEKEEQDKEWRAQLESERAETERLRKAMAALETEVKSRREDRENKGREGQEEEKNRALEDRESEMIELNIQLKKQLAEVKAQLALEREERKRDEEERSQTTNTDVDVKNELSTKLAELKAELEELKRSRKVDSLEEEKQSVANSPLTYLTLRDDELNSNVVRCDNKSLPSPEQHLLFCQSTNQLNMLVSQATGDFIQEEPTVIDPEHVPLSDEGQTDGVASETLSDLQKCESAPSDLAKEVKRLQKENAKETERAKQYQVKLEVLQSQVTRQTQQLTMAFEKQSQHISGLLAELQEKESALLSQGEELQRYKQELYALKARKEAKEVEDDDQRDKGRHEKPVETTDLQPNKEKDCAVTFHTTSSLTDGDAIAPRDADQPKTSDAQTPTPFSSEGENEALLLGEQRPGSVDSDKTESNHDSACVMEETECSQVGGTADMVAELLALRQENQLLKQRIEGLTISDTNTLVVQTDSENQEDVVKHSKSNGNSSLSCLTEQRPPSVQNDTNVEGQESLLQNESRRQDEGGDLTREDKRKTRAEEELEEVEALQMKVRALSEETQQQAEELALWRLASHPAPTFDHFLPSTDNQDQSSAVRQSQSNQQQTDEMTHIPPGIQSQGLTLEAQAQVQAPTPGIQESPANLTIIREDELFLSCSSNKLQGRMLFSRLQHSNLPEPKSFHPSKKTAALQEYIQDAAKIDKESEKENQEINFLQLSDTCPTKHKDKSEGEPIQMSSENTGQQHVTKDLHKVSGPNKTKTTHGCHTGNPEAKPNASRATNEVNTTNDSSARAVRTEMKSVSSQTEERFYPHSAPAESELCCAYTQTEEEEEEDEEDLVDSPPVSPVPSSGGAALGDKMLFSGSFPIPADPARLAERIRRNRTQLSAAFDDTEYEPYGLPEVVMKGFADIPSGPSCPYIVRRGLLGTTVVPVTQKDPGKEEETD; from the exons atgagttGGGCTGAGGAGGACTGGACAGTGGGGTTGTCTGGACGGGTCCTGCAAAAGGTGAAGGAGCTGCAGGTCCATCATGAGCGACTGTcaagagagaacaaacagaaacaactgcAGCTGGACAACATCCATACTAGCCttgaaaaacagacagtgaaG TATGAGGAGGTGCGTGGGGAGCTCCAGTCTGTGCAGAGAGAGCTCCAGAGTGTTCGTGAGGAAGCCAAGACCGCAGTGATCAGCAGGGAGCGTCTTACCCAGGAGCTTCAGACCAAACAGGCGCAAGTATGCTCTTTGGAGGGCCAACTAGATTCTGCTCGCACCCTCAACAACAAACTCACCCAGGAAGTCAAAAG gctggaggcagagctggagaagctgcagaacagcagcaggtcgGCAGATACCACTCTGTTTTCTACTCCCTCCTGGACTGCACCATCACCCTGGGAACAAAATG GGAGCAGAAACGAAGAGAGGTCAGGGCAGCGAGATGAGGGACAGAGCCGGGCACTTCACATCCGA cAGCGGCTTCAGTTCTCAGACGTGCCCACAACTTCGTTGCCACGACAACCACACAAGAGCACACCCCACCGCCACCCATCTGACCAATCGGAGTGCTTCTCCACTCCCTTGGCTGCGTTTCCGTGGGAACGGGATGACTCAAGACCAGCAGGCAGAAGGCAATCCCCATCCTCTCCTCAGGCGCCCTCCACCGATGTCATCAGTCAAGGCCAGTCAGTGCTGGGGGTTTGTGGGAAAGAGTGGGAccacaggacagagacagaca TATCTTTATCAGAAGTGAGGAGTCGTGTGTCTtgtctggaggaggagctgtcaGCGAAGAACGGGACGTTGAAGTCGATTCAGAATGAAATGGTGCAAAGCAAGAAGGAGCTCGCTGCCAGGGAGCTCAGCCTACAGAGAGCTCGTGATGAGCTCAGcctggcacacacacgcatgacCCAGGAGAGTGAACGA GCATCAGGAGCTGAGCAAAAGCTGAAGCAGTTACAAGAGGAGCTGAAGTGTCAGAGGCAAAATGCAGAGAGCAGCCGACTGCAACACCAACAGCGCACTAAAGAGCTAGAGAAACAACACCAGAGG GATTTGACGGAGCTTCAGAAGGAGAGGCAGTGTTTGGAAAAGCAACATCAGCAGGAGGTAAATAAGCTCAACCAGGAGCTCCAGCAGGCCAGGACGCTCCACAATGCCCTGCAGGCCCAGGCTGACAAG CTTTCTCTACAGAAACAAGCATTGGAAAAGGAGTTGGATGcactgaaagagaaactgaggtggacagagagacaacTGCAGGAGAGCCAGAAGAAAGAAGCACAGACACAAGCCAAACTGAcg GAAGCGGTGCGTGAGGCAGAGGGTGTGGCAGTGAGCCTGGagcagagcaggaagagagaaagaagtctggaggaggaggggaggagattGGCAGAGGAGCGAGTCGATGCCCTGCGTCTCCTCAAAGAACTGCAGG AGCAAAAAGCTGCACCAGCACCCCCTCTACAATCTGTGCAGTTTAGCCCTGTTGGACAGAGTTTCTCCCCTCAACCTGCTTACGCTCTTCATTCTCgaccatcaacacacacaaagagacccACTGGTACCATCCGAGCCGaacagaagaaggaagaggaagaggacgtGGATGAGAGAAGGGCAGAAATCACAGCACCTTACCCTCCTGACAGAGAGCCAGGAGAAGGCATTGACTCTGAACACATCACTGTCCTTATCTCAACAGACTCTGAGAGTTTACAGAGGGGaggacacagaagaaaaacGAACGATGAAGAGAACAAGAGTACAGATGAGGCGTTAGAATGCGGCAGCTCCGGGACAAACAAGCACTCCACATTTGATCATGTACTCCCTAGTTCCTCACATTCTGCTGCCGGTATGTCCACCAACACCTATACTGATGGTGATCATTGCAGTTTGATGCTTTCTGCTGAAAAGACAGCTTCTCTCAAGCCTGAGCAGGCTAAGGCCTCTGAAGACCTCCAGAGGGAGAACGCCATGCTGCGCTCAGAGATAAATGATGTGCGTGAAGAACTCCAGAAACGACTGGATGACCTGGAAGCCCAACGAAGGGCTGAGGCAGAAACCAGGACCCGGCTCAAACAGCTCAGCCGCAAACATGCCAGCCAGGCTGTGgaaaaggaggagcaggacaagGAATGGAGGGCACAGCTAGAGAGTGAGAGGGCTGAGACAGAGAGGTTGAGGAAGGCCATGGCTGCTTTggagacagaggtgaagagCAGAAGAGAGGATAGAGAAAACAAGGGGAGAgaggggcaggaggaggagaaaaacagagctctagaagacagagagagtgaaatgaTCGAGCTTAATATCCAGCTGAAGAAGCAACTAGCGGAGGTGAAAGCCCAGTTGGCTTTAGAacgagaagagagaaagagagatgaagaggagaggagccaaacaacaaacacagacgtGGATGTAAAGAACGAGCTGAGCACAAAACTGGCTGAACTTAAAGCTGAATTGGAAGAACTAAAGCGCAGCAGAAAAGTAGACTCACtggaagaggagaaacagtCTGTTGCCAACAGCCCACTGACGTACCTGACTCTCCGTGATGATGAGCTCAACTCCAACGTTGTTCGCTGTGACAACAAATCCCTCCCTTCTCCAGAGCAGCACCTCCTCTTCTGCCAGTCCACCAACCAACTCAACATGCTTGTATCTCAGGCAACAGGAGATTTCATACAAGAAGAACCAACGGTGATAGATCCTGAACACGTACCTCTGTCAGATGAGGGACAAACAGATGGAGTGGCCTCTGAGACACTTTCTGACCTCCAGAAATGTGAGTCTGCCCCATCAGATTTGGCAAAAGAGGTGAAGCGCCTGCAGAAGGAGAATGCAAAGGAGACAGAACGTGCTAAGCAGTACCAGGTTAAACTAGAGGTCCTGCAGAGTCAG gtGACACGTCAGACCCAGCAGCTAACCATGGCCTTTGAGAAGCAGAGTCAGCACATTTCAGGGCTTCTAGCTGAgctgcaggagaaggagagTGCCCTCCTCAGCCAAGGAGAGGAACTGCAGAGATACAAGCAAGAGCTGTATGCACTCAAGGCCAGGAAAGAGGCCAAAGAAGTGGAGGATGATGATCAAAGAGACAAGGGGCGACATGAGAAGCCAGTGGAGACCACAGATCTCCAACCAAACAAGGAAAAGGACTGTGCTGTCACCTTTCACACTACAAGCTCATTGACAGATGGCGATGCTATTGCACCGAGGGATGCAGATCAACCAAAGACATCTGATGCTCAAACACCAACACCTTTTAGCAGTGAGGGAGAAAACGAAGCACTCTTGTTAGGGGAACAGCGTCCAGGCTCTGTAGACTCAGACAAGACTGAGAGTAACCATGACTCTGCTTGTGTGATGGAAGAGACAGAGTGCAGTCAAGTTGGAGGAACAGCAGACATGGTTGCAGAACTGCTTGCTCTGCGACAGGAGAATCAGCTGCTGAAACAAAGAATAGAGGGCTTGACCATCTCAGACACCAACACCCTGGTTGTacagactgacagtgaaaaCCAAGAAGATGTAGTCAAGCATAGCAAGAGCAATGGAAATTCTAGTCTGTCCTGCTTGACAGAGCAGAGGCCACCTAGTGTGCAGAATGACACCAACGTTGAAGGACAGGAGTCACTGCTGCAGAATGAGAGTAGAAGGcaagatgaaggaggagatcTAACAAGGGaagataaaaggaaaacaagggctgaagaagagctggaggag GTGGAGGCGCTGCAGATGAAGGTACGAGCTCTCAGTGAGGAGACCCAGCAGCAGGCTGAGGAGCTCGCTCTGTGGAGGCTGGCCTCCCACCCAGCTCCAACATTTGACCATTTCCTTCCcagcacagataatcaggaccagagctctgctgtcagacagtCCCAGTCAAACCAGCAGCAGACTGATGAGATGACTCACATCCCACCAGGGATCCAGAGCCAGGGTCTCACTCTTGAGGcgcaggctcaggttcaggcaccCACACCTGGTATTCAGGAAAGCCCTGCTAATTTAACAatcatcagagaagatgagttattcctctcctgctcctccaacAAACTGCAGGGCCGCATGTTGTTCTCCAG GCTGCAGCACAGCAACCTTCCCGAACCAAAGAGTTTCCATCCCTctaaaaaaactgcagcacttCAGGAATATATTCAGGATGCTGCCAAGATTGAcaag gaatctgaaaaagaaaatcaggagATCAACTTCTTACAATTGTCTGATACCTGTCcgacaaaacacaaagacaagagCGAGGGTGAACCCATCCAGATGTCATCGGAGAATACGGGTCAACAACATGTTACCAAAGATCTCCATAAAGTCTCAGGACCAAATAAGACCAAAACAACACACGGGTGTCACACGGGAAATCCTGAGGCCAAACCAAATGCTTCCAGAGCAACAAATGAAGTAAACACAACCAATGATTCTTCAGCCAGAGCTGtcaggacagaaatgaaaagtgttAGCAGTCAAACAGAGGAGAGATTTTATCCTCACAGTGCTCCAGCAGAATCTGAACTCTGCTGTGCTTacacacagactgaggaggaggaggaagaagatgaagaagatttAGTGGATTCCCCTCCTGTCTCCCCTGTCCCATCATCTGGGGGGGCAGCGTTAGGAgacaaaatgttgttttcaggtTCCTTCCCCATTCCGGCTGACCCAGCCCGTCTGGCTGAAAGAATCCGCCGTAACAGGACTCAGCTGTCAGCTGCCTTTGACGACACAGAGTATGAACCTTATGGGCTGCCAGAAGTTGTCATGAAAG GTTTCGCTGACATCCCAAGTGGTCCCTCGTGTCCCTACATCGTGAGACGAGGCTTGTTAGGGACAACTGTTGTACCTGTCACTCAGAAAGACccgggaaaggaggaggagacggactGA